The Andrena cerasifolii isolate SP2316 chromosome 14, iyAndCera1_principal, whole genome shotgun sequence genome contains a region encoding:
- the LOC143376729 gene encoding phospholipid-transporting ATPase ABCA3 yields the protein MTGKMRIFGLLLYKNLIVRMRHWKMGIFLQCLVPVALFVLIQAVRDFSVQPPRVINESTYYPIETKEELTVINRDFTFLYYVPKDADTDSIMEDARICLKMPSERVAGLTTEQDMIKAYTVLQAKSPTTQVLALVFERYTTSDIRYKIRHPLKIPNMLFQNTFDQPSYNTYAIYLTAMPFVQLQMCVDESFINRVPSHSINSTKVSMQRMPYPPYVKIDESDMILRVAICMFAVIAFLIPLCIETNYATKEKYIGVNVLMAMNGVKQYQNLLSWLLTGILFSVFYTVPVIILFKNTFSGNVDPYLYYSNTFIFWLILTIHVAHLIVFGMHVAAYFSKPRFVIITLSIVYTASFSLHGNLIREEVFSVIPCLGILFPNILLYRFLEEVNAYEAQLTGIQWSNMFTTGNAQYNIDGCIGFIFILSLLGILIHFSLAVYVNAVLPGKYGVRKEPLYFLKYIRKNKVNLDEDVEDFDYDQVDNENFEPVAKGVLTPGIQIRNLKKTYKTGFPRRTMVQALKGISLDLYKGQITALLGHNGAGKTTLMSILTGVISATEGTVVINGQSIAKHLESIRKDLGLCPQENMVFPDLNVFEQLEFFGLLKGGNRTKKEIEQNIYVLLDKLKLRDKRKALPSTLSGGQKRRLCLGMALVGDANTIILDEPTSGMDPETRRDIWDVILKIRGKKTILISTHNMEEADVLGDRIAIVHGGRLKCYGTSMFLKKQYGYGHIEITLSTKSWCNSEKVINKFDPRTQQISVDTEKIVLSAPNTETLPQSLDKVESQKKKLGVTGISVSLITLEEVFLKVIKKEDSGKHLNELFCPPSQRVEGWNLRVQAILALYHKKLTYTKKNLSSTLFTLLFPILSIVLMALSYDTPSDSTHVFPLKLDMYRQPKVLYSSSNKSFGTYYKHTVESFGGYSEEAAKNTSVTHALLDRSIENIAEYRNNYIVSAEFNISDGVLYANGFYSNIALHSAPLTINLLSNALIKSVAGDAYSIRVSSQQLPNSLSATALYMPETESLSRVLTFCCIFFPTVALFVVHPFQEMETKMKQLQRMTGVTSISYWCTMITFDVIILTASVLIIILGFYVMDVILDIRLYYRIEILTMILLLMLFGINSLLITYIFSFSNKSRSTVITMLSIVPVGLVLLQYLLHEVIHSFENLKVLHAFQKRLFRLIPHVSLFHGQLSFFNVALQNSRCRRLPNRLQDIVCLGLQDVCCGLECADGVCKKQLPYFSNFDNDMSLAECVVYLSVTPLIYFALLIILEEGLFNKLYVRMFGQGLRNGCEIMDEQVKKEKHMTALEIRKLKDRGTINGNEKGRTIPGMDSNMLESPGNNDDDSLFLVYELSKHYGRLMAVQEISFRVKQRECFGLLGVNGAGKSTTFRMLTGEEIPASGNMYLGRSEIHTDRKNYLAQMGYCPQTDALLSSLNSFDHLRLFALLRGIPKSKVDLEVNKWINRLNLNACMSQPSGTYSGGNKRRLNIAMALIGNPTLVLLDEPTTGVDPAARRSLWNILQSCQAMGQAIILTSHSMEECEALCNRLVIMVKGQLVCIGASQELKQRFGAGYDIHIKLSPSRTDDDVSSIKRIIETSLPCEIRDENLGLLAYHVSNSGATWELMYRTINDLKGRFSCIEDYAVLSATLEQLFIQFARGTESTERQEPVVISTARAEIV from the exons ATGACGGGCAAAATGAGAATTTTCGGTTTGCTTCTGTACAAGAATTTGATAGTACGAATGAGACATTGGAAAATGGGGATATTCCTGCAATGTCTGGTGCCTGTCGCCCTGTTTGTATTAATACAAGCCGTAAGAGATTTTAGCGTTCAACCACCGCGTGTAATTAATGAAAGTACATATTATCCAATTGAAACCAAAGAGGAACTGACAGTGATAAACAGGgatttcacatttttatatTACGTACCAAAGGATGCAGACACGGACAGCATTATGGAGGACGCCAGGATATGTTTGAAAATGCCATCCGAAA GGGTGGCTGGACTCACGACTGAACAAGATATGATAAAGGCGTACACGGTCTTACAAGCTAAATCTCCTACTACGCAAGTTTTAGCTCTTGTATTCGAGCGGTACACTACGAGCGATATAAGGTACAAGATTAGACATCCTCTGAAAATTCCAAATATGTTGTTTCAGAATACATTTGATCAACCTTCGTATAATACGTACGCTATATATTTGACGGCTATGCCATTTGTACAGTTACAAATGTGCGTTGACGAGTCCTTCATAAATCGCGTACCGTCACATTCCATAAATAGTACAAAG GTTTCGATGCAGAGAATGCCTTACCCGCCGTATGTGAAAATAGATGAATCTGACATGATTCTGAGAGTGGCGATATGTATGTTCGCAGTCATTGCTTTTCTAATTCCACTTTGTATAGAAACGAATTATGCGACAAAAGAGAAGTACATTGGTGTTAAT GTACTAATGGCGATGAACGGAGTGAAACAGTACCAAAATTTATTAAGTTGGCTACTCACTGGTATATTATTCAGCGTTTTTTATACTGTACCAGTGATAATATTGTTCAAGAATACTTTTTCTGGAAACGTGGATCCGTACTTGTATTATAGCAATACTTTTATATTCTGGCTAATACTTACAATACACGTCGCTCACTTAATAGTATTTGGTATGCACGTTGCTGCATACTTTTCAAAAC CACGGTTTGTGATAATAACGTTATCGATTGTTTACACCGCCTCTTTTTCACTGCATGGCAATCTGATTAGAGAAGAAGTATTCTCGGTAATACCATGCTTGGGAATATTGTTTCCAAACATACTGTTGTATAGATTCCTTGAAGAAGTAAACGCATACGAAGCTCAAT TAACCGGTATTCAATGGTCAAACATGTTCACTACTGGAAATGCACAGTACAATATTGATGGATGTATTggatttatattcattttatcatTGCTGGGTATCTTGATACACTTCTCTCTCGCGGTGTATGTTAATGCTGTATTGCCGGGAAAGTATGGAGTCCGTAAAGAGCCGCTTTATTTTCTGAAG TATATCAGGAAAAATAAAGTGAATCTTGACGAGGATGTAGAGGATTTTGATTACGACCAAGTAGATAATGAGAATTTTGAGCCAGTAGCGAAAGGTGTACTTACCCCTGgaattcagattcgtaatcTTAAAAAAACCTACAAGACTGGTTTTCCACGAAGGACG ATGGTGCAAGCTTTAAAAGGGATATCACTGGATTTGTACAAAGGACAAATAACAGCCTTGTTGGGTCACAATGGTGCTGGGAAAACCACACTCATGTCTATCCTAACAG GTGTTATAAGTGCAACCGAGGGAACGGTCGTTATAAACGGTCAAAGCATTGCCAAACACCTAGAATCCATTAGAAAAGATCTGGGATTATGCCCGCAAGAGAACATGGTCTTCCCAGATTTGAATGTATTCGAGCAACTGGAATTCTTTGGCTTG CTGAAGGGTGGAAATAGAACGAAGAAAGAAATCGAACAGAATATTTACGTCCTGTTGGATAAATTAAAATTGCGCGATAAGAGGAAGGCTCTTCCAAGTACATTATCCGGAGGTCAAAAGAGAAGACTGTGCCTTGGGATGGCCCTCGTTGGTGATGCTAAT ACTATAATCTTGGATGAACCAACGTCGGGAATGGACCCCGAAACTAGAAGGGACATATGGGATGTTATACTT AAAATAAGaggaaagaaaacaattttGATTAGCACGCATAATATGGAGGAGGCTGATGTACTTGGAGATAGAATTGCTATTGTACACGGAGGCAGATTAAAATGCTATGGCACGTCAATGTTTTTAAAGAAACAATATG GCTATGGTCATATAGAAATTACATTATCAACTAAATCATGGTGCAATTCAGAAAAAGTGATAAATAAGTTCGATCCAAGAACGCAGCAAATTAGCGTGGACACCGAAAAGATTGTTTTAAGCGCACCAAATACTGAAACATTGCCACAGTCTCTGGATAAAGTAGAAAGCCAGAAGAAAAAATTGGGGGTTACAGGGATCAGTGTGTCGCTCATCACCTTGGAAGAAGTATTCTTAAA AGTCATTAAGAAAGAAGACAGTGGGAAgcatttaaatgaattattctgcCCTCCGTCGCAGAGGGTCGAAGGGTGGAATTTACGCGTGCAGGCAATACTGGCGTTGTATCACAAGAAGCTCACCTATACCAAGAAAAATTTAAGTAGTACATTATTCACG TTGCTTTTCCCAATCTTATCGATTGTGCTAATGGCCTTGAGTTATGACACACCCAGTGACTCCACACATGTATTTCCATTAAAACTCGACATGTATAGACAGCCTAAAGTTTTATATTCAAGTAGCAACAAAAGCTTTGGTACATACTACAAACACACGGTAGAAAGTTTTGGTGGATATTCGGAAGAAGCGGCGAAAAATACAAGCGTTACGCATG CCCTGCTCGATCGCTCTATAGAAAATATTGCCGAGTATCGTAATAATTATATTGTTTCCGCAGAATTTAATATCTCTGACGGAGTTTTATATGCTAATGGCTTTTATTCTAACATCGCGCTTCACAGCGCGCCGTTAACTATAAATCTTTTATCGAATGCATTGATCAAAAGCGTAGCTGGCGACGCGTATTCTATTCGCGTTTCCAGTCAACAATTACCAAACAGCCTTTCCGCGACGGCATTGTACATGCCAGAAACGGAATCGTTGTCAAGAGTGTTGACGTTCTGCTGTATCTTCTTTCCCACTGTTGCACTCTTTGTCGTGCATCCCTTCCAAGAAATGGAAACTAAAATGAAGCAGCTTCAAAGGATGACAGGCGTTACATCCATATCGTATTGGTGCACTATGATTACATTTGACGTTATAATTCTCACAGCATCTGTACTTATTATCATTCTGGGCTTTTACGTGATGGATGTTATCTTGGACATTCGCTTGTATTACAGGATAGAAATAC TGACGATGATATTACTGCTAATGCTGTTTGGCATCAATTCCCTATTGATAACATATATCTTCAGTTTTTCGAATAAATCGAGAAGCACTGTGATAACTATGTTGAGTATCGTACCCGTCGGACTTG TTCTGCTCCAATATCTGTTGCACGAAGTGATCCATAGTTTCGAGAACTTGAAAGTTCTACACGCATTCCAGAAGAGATTGTTTCGCCTGATACCCCATGTTAGCCTGTTCCACGGTCAGTTGTCTTTCTTCAACGTAGCTTTGCAAAACTCGAGATGCCGTCGATTACCGAACCGATTGCAGGATATAGTTTGCCTTGGTTTGCAGGACGTTTGTTGTG GCTTAGAATGCGCAGATGGAGTCTGTAAGAAGCAGCTTCCTTACTTTTCCAATTTCGACAACGACATGAGTTTAGCGGAATGCGTCGTGTATTTATCCGTCACTCCTTTAATATATTTCGCTTTACTTATTATTTTGGAGGAGGGgttatttaacaaattatacGTCAGAATGTTTGGGCAAGGTTTAAGAAACGGCTGCGAAATAATGGACGAGCAAGTGAAAAAGGAGAAGCACATGACGGCGCTGGAGATCAGGAAGCTGAAAGATCGTG GTACGATCAACGGGAACGAAAAGGGCAGAACAATCCCTGGCATGGATTCTAACATGTTAGAAAGCCCagggaacaacgacgacgacagtCTGTTCTTAGTTTACGAACTAAGCAAACACTACGGAAGGCTAATGGCCGTGCAAGAAATCAGTTTCCGGGTAAAACAACGCGAATGCTTTGGATTACTTGGCGTGAATGGTGCTGGAAAGAGCACCACCTTCAGGATGCTGACTGGTGAAGAGATACCGGCTAGCGGTAACATGTACTTGGGAAGATCGGAAATTCATACAGATAGGAAAAAC TATCTGGCACAAATGGGATATTGCCCGCAAACAGACGCGTTGCTCAGTTCCTTGAATTCGTTCGATCACTTGCGATTATTCGCCTTACTCCGTGGCATACCCAAATCGAAGGTGGACTTAGAGGTGAATAAATGGATCAATCGACTCA ACTTGAATGCCTGCATGTCTCAGCCGAGCGGCACGTACAGCGGGGGGAATAAAAGGCGTTTAAACATTGCGATGGCGCTTATCGGGAATCCAACTCTTGTTCTACTGGATGAGCCAACAACTGGCGTTGATCCCGCGGCCAGGCGGTCATTGTGGAATATACTTCAGTCGTGTCAAGCAATGGGACAAGCCATTATACTTACTTCTCACAG CATGGAAGAATGCGAAGCTTTGTGCAACCGGCTAGTCATTATGGTGAAAGGTCAATTGGTTTGTATCGGCGCGAGTCAAGAATTGAAGCAACGATTTGGCGCTGGTTACGATATTCACATTAAATTGAGCCCGAGCCGAACGGACGATGATGTCAGCAGTATAAAGAGAATCATCGAGACCTCGTTGCCGTGTGAAATCCGAGACGAGAATTTG GGGCTACTCGCGTATCACGTAAGTAATTCGGGAGCCACTTGGGAATTAATGTACCGTACAATAAACGATTTGAAAGGGCGATTCAGCTGCATCGAAGATTACGCCGTTTTGTCGGCCACGTTAGAGCAGCTTTTCATTCAGTTCGCCAGGGGAACTGAATCGACAGAGCGACAAGAGCCTGTTGTAATTTCTACTGCCCGCGCAGAAATAGTGTAA
- the LOC143376730 gene encoding uncharacterized protein LOC143376730 produces the protein MRSLAVALLAVVGTCYAARLENTYLPPGNAGTAGGAGLIQAPKRGPGGPGGPGAPGGFGGPGGPGGHGGSGRPGGGPGGPGGPGGYGGGSGGSGGGGSGFGGGGGGGGYGGPGGGGGGGPRGPGGPGGPGGPGAGQEIPIVSFDNQNSGDGNYQFSYETGNGISAQETGHQQGNGEAVSGSYSYTGPDGVQYSVSYTADEEGFHPQGAHLPTPPPIPPEIQRGVELALAAEARGENQDTSGGGGGGGGGGGGRGGGGGGGPGYPSGGGGPGYPSGSGGPGYPSGGGGPGYPSGGGYGNGGSGSGGGGRGSGGGGGAGSGAGRGGGGSGSYQGPNSYQTSSGGYHY, from the exons ATGAGATCG CTCGCTGTTGCATTACTGGCCGTGGTCGGCACGTGTTACGCGGCTCGGCTTGAAAACACATATCTTCCACCGGGGAACGCGGGCACCGCAGGAGGAGCGGGCTTGATCCAAGCTCCGAAGCGGGGACCTGGAGGTCCCGGGGGTCCCGGTGCGCCTGGAGGATTCGGAGGGCCTGGGGGTCCTGGCGGACACGGTGGGTCCGGGAGACCGGGTGGCGGACCGGGTGGACCAGGAGGACCCGGTGGATACGGGGGCGGCAGCGGTGGTAGCGGCGGAGGAGGCAGCGGCTTCGGTGGaggcggtggcggtggtggaTATGGTGGTC caggtggtggcggcggcggtggccCACGAGGACCCGGAGGACCGGGAGGACCCGGGGGACCCGGCGCCGGTCAGGAGATACCCATCGTCTCGTTCGATAATCAGAACAGCGGCGATGGCAACTACCAATTCAGCTACGAAACAGGAAATGGTATCAGCGCGCAGGAAACGGGTCATCAGCAAG GTAACGGAGAAGCGGTGAGTGGATCGTACTCGTACACTGGGCCGGATGGTGTACAGTACAGCGTTAGTTACACCGCGGATGAGGAAGGATTCCATCCGCAAGGCGCTCATCTTCCAACTCCACCCCCGATCCCGCCAGAAATTCAAcgaggtgtcgaactagcgcTTGCTGCCGAGGCTAGAGGCGAAAATCAAGACACCTCCGGAGGcggaggtggtggtggtggtggtggtggtggacgtggaggtggcggtggtggtggacCCGGATATCCTTCAGGCGGTGGTGGACCCGGATATCCTTCAGGCAGTGGTGGACCCGGATATCCTTCAGGCGGTGGTGGACCCGGATACCCTTCAGGCGGTGGCTacg GAAACGGAGGCAGCGGCAGTGGCGGTGGTGGTCGCGGTAGcggaggtggtggtggtgcaGGTAGCGGTGCCGGTCGAGGAGGAGGCGGCAGCGGCTCTTATCAAGGTCCAAATTCGTATCAGACAAGCTCGGGTGGATACCACTACTAG
- the Mi gene encoding cyclin E-interacting protein minus gives MDCCYFNRAGSPTIGEELPSVCSPEMFDSDGEDDSKDNETLTNEAVTVAVSPEKPSQADLLAKSDHNLLARINKFLSGVPPPPKHTICRTDCTELLLRIYENHHLFWTPCVLPEKQSQQDMRQESAEQQKENISTNNSYQRTKSTPRNLSTAFDACDPQYPNSVGNSVDTSEVKNNISSDNFRIKQIVPNDQTHVLDAKESTINTLSPEQVQNTVRKDEKQEAPLAYTREQSIVYPIATAKEATSFTWPEAYLQNFHGIHYNRSKTMEEFENLTSKLCERYIGAETQSTCTIWFSKHAPGSAKKRNLLAKRDNGQSPGKRLNHLTRRRRTFSSANLQGLALNNKRLLVLNIKKPTVKKGKSPRGKSPRGKSPRGTPRSSTKKRVSRRLVLDTASPLKSKVETSKRALFQSPPSDRAGPSKLLETGSSLQTIKRVLFAQKAKENDSECVQKVSAEESRKRKSEEELEGPRYKWAKSLSFDCPHELHNNTLTPWDRHSSSNIIEKNKPQLTEGRNELSDVHRKKLLWAVAEALRGKGIGMTHPQFKQHATNLARTIKKLMPDLENRNIPRKPGSTSDRMLKLAKHHVLFLIDARPTD, from the exons ATGGATTGCTGTTACTTCAACAGAGCTGGAAGTCCCACGATCGGGGAAGAGCTTCCAAGTGTCTGTAGCCCAGAGATGTTCGATAGCGACGGCGAAGATGATTCGAAGGACAATGAGACATTAACAAACGAAGCAGTGACAGTAGCAGTCAGCCCTGAAAAGCCTTCTCAGGCTGACTTGCTTGCTAAATCTGACCATAACTTACTAGCTAGAATTAATAAGTTTCTAAGTGGTGTACCTCCACCACCTAAGCATACAATTTGTAGAACCGACTGCACGGAATTGCTACTACGAATTTATGAGAACCATCACCTGTTTTGGACACCATGTGTTTTACCGGAGAAACAATCGCAACAAGATATGAGGCAGGAATCTGCGGAACAGCAGAAAGAAAATATAAGTACAAATAACTCATACCAGCGCACCAAAAGCACACCCAGAAATTTATCCACCGCTTTTGATGCTTGTGATCCACAATATCCAAATAGTGTTGGTAACAGTGTAGATACGTCGGAagtaaagaataatatttccaGTGATAACTTTAGAATAAAGCAAATAGTTCCTAATGATCAGACACATGTACTTGATGCTAAAGAAAGTACAATAAACACTTTGAGCCCTGAGCAGGTACAAAATACTGTACGTAAAGATGAGAAACAAGAAGCTCCTCTTGCTTATACGAGAGAGCAATCGATTGTTTATCCTATTGCTACTGCAAAAGAAGCTACTTCTTTTACATGGCCAGAGGCGTATCTTCAGAATTTTCACGGAATACA ctacaacAGAAGTAAAACAATGGAGGAGTTTGAAAATCTTACGTCAAAGTTATGCGAAAGATATATAGGGGCTGAAACGCAATCTACTTGTACCATATGGTTCTCCAAACATGCACCAGGAAGCGCCAAGAAACGAAACCTTTTGGCTAAACGCGACAATGGTCAGAGTCCAGGAAAGAGATTGAATCATTTAACGAGGAGACGGAGAACATTTTCCAGCGCAAATTTACAAGGATTAGCGCTTAACAATAAAAGATTGCTAGTGTTAAATATCAA GAAGCCCACTGTTAAAAAGGGCAAAAGTCCGAGAGGGAAAAGTCCACGGGGTAAAAGTCCCAGAGGAACTCCTCGGAGTTCAACGAAGAAGAGAGTGTCTCGAAGGCTCGTTCTAGACACCGCTAGTCCGTTAAAGTCCAAAGTAGAAACGTCGAAACGTGCCCTCTTCCAAAGTCCTCCCTCCGACCGAGCTGGACCAAGCAAATTGCTCGAAACTGGCTCGAGTCTGCAGACCATTAAACGCGTACTGTTCGCGCAAAAGGCAAAGGAAAATGATTCCGAATGTGTTCAGAAGGTGAGCGCGGAAGAATCGAGGAAACGGAAGAGCGAGGAAGAATTAGAGGGACCGCGATACAAGTGGGCAAAGAGTTTGTCTTTTGATTGCCCTCATGAATTGCATAATAATACGCTGACCCCCTGGGATAGACACTCGTCCAGTAATATAATCGAGAAGAATAAGCCTCAATTAACCGAAGGAAGAAACGAGCTTAGCGACGTGCACAGAAAA AAATTACTATGGGCGGTAGCAGAGGCATTACGAGGTAAAGGGATCGGCATGACCCACCCACAATTCAAGCAGCATGCTACAAACTTAGCGCGAACCATCAAGAAACTTATGCCCGACCTGGAAAACAGGAATATTCCTCGTAAGCCAGGCAGTACCAGCGATCGGATGTTGAAGCTAGCGAAGCATCACGTTTTGTTTCTCATCGATGCAAGACCAACAGACTGA